The Mesorhizobium opportunistum WSM2075 DNA window TCTTCCAGGAAGCAAACCTGCTGCCGTGGCGCAATCTCGACGCCAACATCCGCTTTCCCTTCGAGATCAAGGGCGAGAAGCCGGATCGCGCCTGGATCGCGCATCTGCTCAACCGGGTCGGGCTCGACGGCTTCGGCGGCAAGTTCCCGCGCGAGCTTTCGGGCGGCATGCAGCAGCGCGCGGCGATCGTGCGGGCGCTGGCGCTGAAGCCCTCGGTGCTTTTGATGGACGAGCCGTTCGGCGCGCTCGATAGCTTTACGCGCGAGGAGATGAACCGGCTGGTCGAGGAGATCTGGCTCGACACCAAGACCACCATCGTCTTCATCACCCACAGCATCGAGGAAGCGATTTTTCTCTCGGACCGGGTGGTGGTGCTGAGCGCGCGGCCGGGACGTGTCGCCAGGGAATACCGCGTGCCGTTTGCGCGCCCACGCTCACTGGAGATCATGGCGACCAAGGAGGTCTTCGACCTCACCAACCGGATCAAGATGGACATCGTCGGCGAGCGCGCCAGGCCAAAGGCGCCGGAACAGGAGCGCACCAGCGCCGAGATCGTGAGGATCAGGCCGTGAGCGACGCCATCCCGGAATTCTCCAAGTCCAAGTCGGGCGCCAAGTCGGGCGACGGCCACGATGTCAGCCTGACCAATTTGTCGGCCTTCGCCAGCGGTCCCGGCATCAAGTCGGGCAAGGAAGTGGCGGCCATCGTCGCCGTCGCCGTCGTCATCATCGGCGGCATCGAACTGGCGCTGCGGCTGTTCCATGTGCCGCTCTACATCATGCCGCCGCCGAGCTCGATCGCCTATGCGCTGTTCGACGAGTTCCCGCTGATCGCGCCGCATCTCGGCTACACGCTGGTCGAGCTGCTGTCCGGCTTTGCCATCGGCGCCGCAGTCGGCCTGGTGCTGGCCGCCGTCATCACCCAGTTCCCGTTCGCGGAAAAAATCGTCGCGCCTTACATTTTGCTGCTGGTCACCACGCCGATGCTGGCGCTGGTGCCGCTGCTCATCCTGCGCTTTGGCTTCGGCTACACGCCGCGCATCATCGCAGTGGCGCTGGCCGCCGGGCCGATGGTGATGATCAACGCCGCCACCGGCTTTCGCCGCGTCGACAGCGCCAAGATCGCGCTGGCGCGTTCCTATGGCGCCAGCACCTTGCAGATATTCTGGAAGATCCGCGCGCCAATGGCGCTGCCGATGATCCTGGTCGGCCTGATGATCGGCGCCATCTTCGGCCTGCTCACCGCCGTCGGCGCCGAGATGGTGGGCGGCGGCTTCGGCCTCGGCAACCGGCTGACCACCTATTCGTCGATGATCCAGATGCCGCAGTTCTTCGCCGTGGTGCTGATCCTGTCGACGCTCGGCATTCTGATCTACGTGCTGTTCTTCCTGATCGGCAAGAAGTGGGCGAGCTGGGAGGCATGAAGATCTGAAGCAAGACGCCCGGGAGGCGGGTGGCAGACTGACGTCAAACAAAAAGGGGAATGCCATGACCAGAGACAATTTCATCCGCCAGGCGGGAATGAGCCGCCGCACTTTCCTGCAGGTGACCGGCGCCGGCCTGGTGACCGCGACGGCGCTCGGCGCCACTGGCTTCAAGGCGAAGGCCGAGGCCTATGGAAAATTCACCTGGATATCGCCGCGCGGCACGCTCGAAGTGCTCGACGACTATCCCTACTGGGCGGCCAAGAAGGCCGGCTATTTCGACGGGCTGGAGACCGACATGCAGCCGGGGCCGTCGGACGGCACCGCGACCGTGAAGTTCGTCGATGTCGGCCAGGCCGACA harbors:
- a CDS encoding ABC transporter ATP-binding protein; translated protein: MNAGEITTPKLGVQAATKIYHTASGDLLALDRCSLDVRANEIVSIVGPSGCGKTTLLWSMSGLHGLTSGEIRLDGKAITGPHPDIGIVFQEANLLPWRNLDANIRFPFEIKGEKPDRAWIAHLLNRVGLDGFGGKFPRELSGGMQQRAAIVRALALKPSVLLMDEPFGALDSFTREEMNRLVEEIWLDTKTTIVFITHSIEEAIFLSDRVVVLSARPGRVAREYRVPFARPRSLEIMATKEVFDLTNRIKMDIVGERARPKAPEQERTSAEIVRIRP
- a CDS encoding ABC transporter permease, which translates into the protein MSDAIPEFSKSKSGAKSGDGHDVSLTNLSAFASGPGIKSGKEVAAIVAVAVVIIGGIELALRLFHVPLYIMPPPSSIAYALFDEFPLIAPHLGYTLVELLSGFAIGAAVGLVLAAVITQFPFAEKIVAPYILLLVTTPMLALVPLLILRFGFGYTPRIIAVALAAGPMVMINAATGFRRVDSAKIALARSYGASTLQIFWKIRAPMALPMILVGLMIGAIFGLLTAVGAEMVGGGFGLGNRLTTYSSMIQMPQFFAVVLILSTLGILIYVLFFLIGKKWASWEA